From Chthonomonas sp., the proteins below share one genomic window:
- a CDS encoding cysteine--tRNA ligase yields MSEREFRLFDTESRTVKPLVLSEPGHLRFYSCGPTVYSYAHIGNFRTFLTADLIVRTAEALGWRVSYVSNITDVGHLTTDDQADATGDDKMEKALRSKEGEQFKNVWELAGHYATAFQQDWDQLGLRRPMVWPRATEHMREQILAVQQLIEDGFAYETPTGVYFDSAKFARRGALSGNTELDNLKAGARDVVLDDNKRHQADFALWKKDDKHLMQWYSPWGWGFPGWHIECSVMAMAYLGETIDLHGGGEDLIFPHHECEMAQSECLTGKAFSNHWIHTKFLSVEGEKMSKSKGNFYTVRELVQDKGIHPLALRYALISVPYGKPANFTMDLLRDSEAKVLRYEECRLMAEAAVDRGLPGPDTVGAALDELADAALGAMLEDLNTSVALAKALEGTGVIFREGRTMSAAAGESALRYLHAINNLLGIVPFEAQTGANLAVDEGLIQSKVDERAEAKSARDFARADAIRDELAAMGVELRDTPDGVVWRLTRTV; encoded by the coding sequence ATGAGTGAGCGCGAATTTCGTCTGTTCGACACCGAAAGCAGGACCGTGAAGCCCTTGGTTCTCAGCGAACCTGGGCATCTTCGCTTCTATTCGTGCGGACCGACGGTCTACTCGTACGCCCACATCGGCAACTTCCGCACCTTCCTCACCGCCGACCTCATCGTCCGCACCGCCGAGGCGCTCGGTTGGCGGGTCAGCTACGTCAGCAACATCACCGACGTGGGCCACCTGACCACCGACGACCAGGCCGATGCGACCGGCGACGACAAAATGGAGAAGGCCCTGCGCAGCAAAGAGGGCGAACAATTTAAGAATGTGTGGGAATTGGCCGGCCACTACGCCACCGCATTTCAGCAAGATTGGGATCAGCTGGGGTTGCGCCGACCGATGGTGTGGCCGCGCGCCACTGAACACATGCGCGAGCAGATTTTGGCCGTGCAGCAGCTCATTGAGGACGGCTTTGCGTACGAAACTCCGACCGGTGTTTACTTTGACAGCGCCAAGTTTGCGCGCCGAGGCGCGCTCAGCGGCAACACCGAACTGGACAACCTGAAGGCCGGCGCGCGCGATGTGGTCCTGGACGATAACAAGCGTCACCAAGCCGATTTTGCGCTTTGGAAAAAGGACGACAAGCACCTAATGCAGTGGTATTCGCCGTGGGGATGGGGCTTTCCGGGTTGGCATATCGAGTGCTCGGTGATGGCGATGGCCTATCTGGGCGAAACGATTGACTTGCACGGCGGCGGCGAGGACCTGATTTTCCCGCACCACGAATGCGAGATGGCGCAGAGCGAATGCCTCACCGGCAAGGCGTTTTCGAATCATTGGATCCACACCAAGTTCCTGAGCGTTGAAGGCGAAAAGATGTCCAAGAGCAAGGGCAACTTTTACACCGTGCGCGAGCTGGTGCAGGATAAGGGCATTCATCCGCTGGCGCTGCGCTACGCCTTGATTTCGGTGCCTTATGGCAAACCGGCCAACTTTACCATGGACCTTTTGCGGGATAGCGAAGCCAAGGTGTTGCGCTACGAAGAGTGCCGGCTGATGGCCGAAGCCGCCGTAGACCGAGGTTTGCCCGGGCCGGATACGGTGGGCGCGGCGCTGGACGAGCTCGCGGACGCCGCGCTCGGTGCGATGCTGGAAGACCTGAACACGAGCGTGGCGCTGGCCAAGGCGTTGGAAGGCACGGGCGTGATTTTCCGCGAGGGCCGCACGATGTCGGCAGCGGCGGGCGAATCGGCTTTGCGCTACCTGCACGCAATCAACAACCTGCTGGGAATTGTGCCATTCGAGGCGCAAACCGGCGCGAATCTGGCGGTGGACGAGGGTCTGATTCAGTCGAAAGTGGACGAGCGGGCCGAAGCCAAATCGGCGCGCGATTTCGCACGGGCCGACGCGATTCGCGATGAGCTCGCGGCGATGGGAGTGGAGCTGCGCGACACGCCGGATGGCGTGGTGTGGCGGCTCACTCGCACGGTGTAA
- a CDS encoding PEP-CTERM sorting domain-containing protein (PEP-CTERM proteins occur, often in large numbers, in the proteomes of bacteria that also encode an exosortase, a predicted intramembrane cysteine proteinase. The presence of a PEP-CTERM domain at a protein's C-terminus predicts cleavage within the sorting domain, followed by covalent anchoring to some some component of the (usually Gram-negative) cell surface. Many PEP-CTERM proteins exhibit an unusual sequence composition that includes large numbers of potential glycosylation sites. Expression of one such protein has been shown restore the ability of a bacterium to form floc, a type of biofilm.) — protein MRKIAGLGFVATALLPGLALAQARQFRYFLTYRDSELVRLARSTGSDPAAEIGGEIPVTVRLSVPTMGSFTVGLAMQHLANGLGPVYLNHFRSFIAYDRALLSNGAFLSAPPLDQNSFRKISPLFTGSNQLRNNLSNFGSGIVYDLNRNTIDIDLDGQPDIGTYGTNAGRGSGAYVSGNDGATQVRGAGTAFPMTPDYDLLNGFIGSGWFKVLPEAIHHICDATYVSNLEVGEVFGSSEGETGLLLHTTGGEQNGNGNNMGFYRLADDNPEPWQNIGAKYTLIGAAPVPEPGVMLGLLAGLGILIRRRH, from the coding sequence ATGAGGAAGATTGCTGGTTTGGGGTTTGTCGCAACGGCGTTGCTGCCGGGGCTTGCGCTCGCACAAGCGCGTCAATTTCGGTATTTTCTCACTTATCGAGATTCTGAACTGGTTCGGTTAGCACGATCCACAGGTTCCGACCCTGCCGCCGAAATTGGGGGTGAGATTCCTGTAACGGTACGGTTATCCGTACCGACGATGGGCTCATTCACGGTTGGCCTTGCAATGCAGCATTTGGCGAACGGGCTCGGCCCCGTTTACTTGAATCATTTCAGGAGTTTCATTGCCTACGACCGCGCCCTGCTCTCAAACGGAGCATTTCTTTCAGCGCCGCCGTTAGACCAGAACTCATTTAGGAAGATTTCTCCGCTGTTCACTGGCTCAAATCAACTTCGAAATAACCTAAGCAATTTTGGTTCAGGGATTGTGTATGATCTGAACCGAAACACAATAGATATTGATCTCGACGGGCAACCAGACATTGGTACGTATGGAACAAATGCTGGTCGCGGCTCTGGAGCCTATGTTAGTGGCAATGACGGTGCAACTCAGGTGAGAGGCGCCGGAACAGCATTTCCCATGACCCCCGATTACGACCTGCTAAACGGGTTCATCGGTTCTGGCTGGTTTAAGGTCCTTCCCGAAGCAATTCATCACATTTGCGATGCGACTTACGTAAGTAATCTTGAGGTTGGAGAGGTGTTTGGTTCCAGTGAAGGGGAGACTGGTCTGTTGCTTCACACTACAGGTGGTGAACAGAATGGGAATGGTAACAACATGGGGTTTTATCGTTTGGCTGATGATAATCCCGAACCCTGGCAGAACATCGGCGCCAAGTACACCCTCATCGGGGCCGCGCCTGTGCCGGAGCCTGGGGTGATGCTTGGCTTGCTCGCTGGACTCGGGATTTTGATTCGCCGTCGTCACTAG
- a CDS encoding PEP-CTERM sorting domain-containing protein (PEP-CTERM proteins occur, often in large numbers, in the proteomes of bacteria that also encode an exosortase, a predicted intramembrane cysteine proteinase. The presence of a PEP-CTERM domain at a protein's C-terminus predicts cleavage within the sorting domain, followed by covalent anchoring to some some component of the (usually Gram-negative) cell surface. Many PEP-CTERM proteins exhibit an unusual sequence composition that includes large numbers of potential glycosylation sites. Expression of one such protein has been shown restore the ability of a bacterium to form floc, a type of biofilm.), which produces MRKIAGLGLVAAALLPGLALAQARQFRYFLTYQDPQLVQLARSSGSDSDAEIGAEIPNNVSLAVPSLSTFSVGVSMQHIANGYGSVFLRTFQSYVVYDRAILSNVAYTSAAPLDASSFRKISPVYTASNQLSQNLSEFGSGTVYDVHRNPVDVNGDGVPDIATYGTSAGRGMGAYIGGSDSAVQARGVGTNFSITPNYDLLDGFVASGWRKIVPGEVVHFCTSTYTNALSLGETYGANGFETGLHLYTTGGEQTGHGNNMGFRRNVDDYPEPWQNIGAKYTLIGAAPVPEPGGMVGLLAGLGMMIRRRR; this is translated from the coding sequence ATGAGGAAGATTGCTGGTTTGGGGTTAGTCGCGGCGGCGCTACTGCCGGGGCTCGCGCTCGCGCAAGCGCGTCAGTTCCGGTATTTTCTCACCTATCAAGATCCGCAGTTGGTGCAGTTAGCGCGTAGCAGCGGTTCCGATTCTGACGCGGAGATCGGTGCCGAAATCCCAAACAATGTTTCGTTGGCTGTTCCTTCACTGTCTACCTTCTCGGTAGGGGTTTCGATGCAGCATATTGCAAACGGATACGGATCGGTTTTTCTTAGAACGTTTCAGAGCTATGTTGTTTACGATCGAGCCATCCTGTCGAACGTTGCCTATACTTCAGCAGCGCCCTTAGATGCGAGCTCATTCCGAAAGATATCTCCCGTATACACTGCTTCAAATCAGCTCAGTCAAAACCTTAGCGAGTTCGGTTCAGGCACTGTTTACGATGTTCATCGCAACCCGGTCGACGTGAATGGTGATGGTGTCCCTGACATTGCGACTTACGGTACGAGTGCTGGCCGTGGCATGGGGGCATACATTGGCGGCAGCGACTCCGCGGTCCAAGCACGCGGTGTGGGCACAAACTTCAGCATCACCCCAAATTATGATTTGCTTGATGGATTTGTTGCCTCTGGTTGGAGAAAGATAGTTCCGGGTGAGGTCGTTCATTTTTGCACTTCTACTTACACGAATGCCTTGAGCCTTGGAGAAACCTACGGTGCTAACGGATTTGAAACCGGCTTACACTTGTACACCACAGGGGGGGAGCAAACTGGCCACGGAAATAACATGGGCTTTCGAAGGAACGTAGACGATTATCCCGAACCCTGGCAGAATATTGGTGCCAAGTACACGCTCATCGGGGCTGCGCCTGTGCCTGAGCCAGGGGGGATGGTGGGCTTGCTCGCTGGACTTGGGATGATGATTCGCCGTCGCCGCTAG